A DNA window from Pyrus communis chromosome 3, drPyrComm1.1, whole genome shotgun sequence contains the following coding sequences:
- the LOC137729539 gene encoding pentatricopeptide repeat-containing protein At2g26790, mitochondrial-like codes for MCMWLSSIRLGFPRKRIHPTQNNRSRSIFVHGGGGGVGAFKWASSQAALALWNSSSSHSDESSDDNSVSVCTTNAGTNAANRTHFFSELDTSGVVNNLNSLRNEPNLAISFFHQVKGDGFRHNVYTYSALIRILCYWGLDRKLDSLFVDLINCSKDLEFEFSDLMEAIAEGIEVSPSTIRAYDALLKSFVSLNMFDEAIDVLFQTRRRGFVPHIFTSNFLMNRLVEHGKVDMAVAIYKQLKRIGLNPNDYTYAIIIKGLCKKGSLEEAVEVFQEMEEAGVTPSAFAYTAYIEGLCTNHRPDLGYQVLQSCNGENVLIDVYAYNAVIRGFCNEMKFDEAESVFLDMEKRGLVPDSYTYSAMICGYCKSSKLLKALALHNDMESKGVKTNCVIVSLILQCMCKMGMPSEAVDQFREYKSLGIYLDEVSYNIAVDASCKLGKMDQALEFLEEMKCKHMVLDIMHYTTLIKGYCLQGNVAEAVSLLKEMKEKGLKPDITTYNVLAAGFCRNGLGAEALDLLDYMEAHGFKPDSVTHNMIIENLCIGGKVKEAEGFLNSLEYKNVDTYSAMVSGYCEANHTKEAYELLIRLAKQGTLVKQGICFKVFSKLCIENDNDRAILLLKAMLALNVDPKRIMYNKVIASLCQAGEVKKARWVFDSLVERGLTPDVITYTMMMNSYCKVDCLQEAHDLFHDMKKRGIQPDIITYTVLLDGFPKRNVRRVNSSRDASGDKEETFDACTVWSEMKEMEIRPDVICYTVLIDRQCKTDNFQDAIALFDEMMNRGLEPDTVTYTALLAGCCRRGDVDRAVTLANEMSSKGMLPNARILAILQHGILKATKVQFQK; via the coding sequence ATGTGTATGTGGCTTTCGTCCATTAGACTGGGTTTTCCCAGAAAACGCATTCACCCAACACAAAACAATCGCAGCCGTTCGATCTTCGTCCATGGCGGCGGTGGCGGTGTTGGTGCTTTCAAGTGGGCGTCTTCCCAGGCAGCACTTGCCCTCTGGAACTCCAGTTCCTCCCACTCTGATGAATCGTCTGATGATAATTCTGTCAGTGTCTGCACCACAAACGCAGGCACCAATGCTGCCAATAGAACCCATTTCTTCTCCGAATTAGATACCTCTGGGGTTGTTAACAACCTCAACAGTCTAAGAAACGAACCCAATTTGGCGATTTCATTCTTTCACCAGGTGAAAGGAGATGGCTTTCGACACAATGTGTACACGTATTCTGCGCTTATTAGAATTTTGTGCTATTGGGGTCTGGATAGGAAGTTGGATTCTCTCTTTGTGGACCTTATTAATTGCTCTAAAGACCTTGAATTTGAGTTTTCGGATTTGATGGAAGCGATTGCGGAGGGGATTGAGGTTTCCCCATCGACAATCCGAGCTTATGATGCATTGCTCAAGTCTTTTGTCAGTTTGAACATGTTCGATGAGGCTATTGATGTTTTATTTCAGACAAGAAGGCGTGGGTTTGTGCCACATATCTTTACTAGCAATTTTCTAATGAACCGCTTGGTTGAGCACGGTAAAGTGGATATGGCTGTGGCTATATATAAGCAGTTGAAGCGGATTGGTTTGAACCCTAATGATTACACTTATGCAATTATCATAAAGGGACTGTGCAAGAAAGGTAGTTTGGAAGAGGCCGTGGAAGTGTTTCAGGAGATGGAGGAAGCTGGGGTAACCCCTAGTGCCTTTGCCTACACAGCATATATTGAAGGGCTTTGCACCAATCACAGGCCGGATTTAGGGTACCAAGTGCTCCAATCGTGCAATGGGGAAAATGTCCTTATCGATGTGTATGCTTATAACGCTGTCATTCGTGGGTTCTGCAATGAGATGAAGTTTGATGAAGCTGAAAGCGTCTTTCTTGACATGGAAAAGCGAGGGCTGGTCCCTGATTCATATACCTACAGTGCAATGATCTGTGGCTACTGCAAGAGTTCCAAGTTGTTAAAAGCTTTGGCTCTCCATAATGACATGGAGTCAAAGGGTGTAAAAACAAATTGTGTGATTGTTAGTTTGATTCTTCAGTGTATGTGTAAGATGGGCATGCCTTCTGAAGCGGTGGATCAGTTTAGAGAATATAAGAGCTTAGGTATCTATCTTGATGAGGTTTCATACAATATCGCAGTGGATGCTTCGTGCAAGCTGGGGAAAATGGACCAAGCCTTAGAATTTCTTGAAGAGATGAAGTGTAAGCATATGGTTTTAGATATTATGCATTACACAACATTAATCAAAGGCTACTGTCTCCAAGGGAATGTTGCTGAGGCCGTAAGTCTGTTGaaggaaatgaaggaaaagGGTCTGAAGCCAGACATCACTACTTACAATGTACTTGCTGCTGGGTTTTGTAGAAATGGCCTGGGAGCCGAGGCGCTTGACCTTTTGGATTATATGGAGGCACATGGTTTTAAACCAGACTCTGTTACACACAACATGATAATTGAAAATTTATGCATCGGAGGAAAAGTCAAAGAAGCTGAAGGTTTTCTAAACAGTTTGGAATATAAGAATGTAGATACCTATTCTGCCATGGTCAGCGGGTACTGTGAAGCCAACCATACAAAAGAGGCCTATGAACTTCTTATTAGGTTGGCAAAGCAAGGAACATTAGTTAAACAAGGCATTTGCTTTAAAGTATTCAGTAAACTTTGTATAGAAAATGATAATGACAGAGCTATTTTGTTGCTTAAGGCAATGTTGGCATTAAATGTGGATCCTAAAAGAATAATGTACAACAAAGTCATTGCTTCTCTCTGCCAGGCTGGAGAGGTGAAAAAGGCCCGTTGGGTTTTTGATTCTTTGGTTGAGAGAGGGTTAACTCCTGATGTGATTACCTACACAATGATGATGAATAGCTACTGCAAGGTGGATTGTTTGCAAGAAGCCCATGATCTCTTCCATGATATGAAAAAGAGAGGGATTCAACCTGATATCATCACTTACACAGTTTTGCTTGATGGTTTTCCCAAAAGAAATGTAAGAAGGGTTAATTCCTCTCGAGATGCAAGTGGAGATAAGGAAGAAACTTTTGATGCTTGTACTGTTTGGAGTGAGATGAAGGAAATGGAAATAAGACCTGATGTAATTTGTTATACTGTTTTGATAGACAGGCAATGTAAAACCGACAACTTTCAGGATGCTATTGCGCtttttgatgaaatgatgaacagAGGATTAGAGCCTGATACAGTGACATACACAGCACTTCTGGCTGGCTGTTGTAGGAGGGGAGATGTGGATAGGGCTGTAACACTCGCTAATGAGATGTCCTCTAAGGGAATGCTGCCAAATGCCCGGATACTTGCGATTCTACAACATGGAATCCTAAAAGCCACGAAAGTGCAGTTTCAGAAGTAA